The following nucleotide sequence is from uncultured Desulfovibrio sp..
CCAAGCGCCGCGCCCGAAGACAGCAGGGCATAATCCTGCATGATTTCAGTGGTTGCGCCAAGCGACATCTTGGTGACGTCCAGCGCCTTTTGCCGGGCAAGATTGTTCAGTTCTTCCACATCGGCCATATGCGGGGTGATAGGCGCGGGAACAGGCACCAGCCCGTGCAGCATGGCATGAAAAATATAGGTATCATTGGGGCAGGGCGAAAGACCGAATGACAGATTTGGCGGCGGCAAGGCAGACATTTTTTCCTCACGTTGACAGTGTGCGGCGGCGGGGCTTAATCTGCGAGCGGCATTTTGCCCCCAATCCATGCACAGGATTCAGATATGCTAGACGCAACATACTACGCCGCACTGGGCCTTTCGTCTATCCGCGAAAAGGTGCTCTCCGGGGAGCGGCTTTCGCCCGAAGACGGGCTGACACTGTTCAACTGCCCCGATATTACCGCCGTGGGCGCGCTTGCGCTGCACGTGCGCTGCCGCCTGCACGGCCACAAGGCCTTTTATGTGGTCAACCGGCAGATCAACTATACCAATGTGTGCGTCAACGGCTGCACCTTTTGCGCCTTCCGCCGCGACAGGGAGGACGAGCCGGGCGCGTTTGCCATGAGCCTCGACGACGTGCTGGCCCGCCTGCGCGCTGCAGACGCGACCCCCCTGCATCTGGACGAACTGCACATTGTGGGCGGCTGCCACCCCACGCGGCCCCTTGCCTGGTTTGAAGACATGATCCGCGCGGTGCGGGCCTTCAACCCCAACCTGCCGGTCAAGGCCTTTACCGCCGTAGAGATTGAACACTTTGCGCGCCTTGAAGGCATCAGCACCCTTGAGGTACTCAAGCGTTTGCAGAACGCGGGCCTTGTAATGATGCCCGGCGGCGGCGCGGAAATTTTTGATGAAGAACTGCGCCCGCAGATCTGCCCGCACAAGGCCGACGCCAAGGCATGGCTGCGCATTCAGGGCGAGGCTCACAGCCTCGGCATTGCCACCAACTGCACCATGCTGTTCGGGCATATAGAAACATACGAGCACCGCATCGACCACCTCTGCCGTCTGCGCGAGCAGCAGGACAAAAGCGGCGGCTTTACCTGTTTTATCCCCCTGCCCTTCCTTACGGATCACAGCCGCCTCAAGCTGCCGGAAGACAAGGTCGGCCCCCAGCGCGGGCTGGATCAGCTGCGCACGGTGGCTGTTTCGCGCCTCATGCTCGACAACATCCCCCACCTCAAGGCCTACTGGATCATGATGGCCCCCAAGCTGGCCCCGGTGGCCCTGTGGTACGGCGCGGACGATCTGGACGGCACCATCATTGAAGAGCGCATCGGCCACATGGCGGGCGCGCAGTCCGCCCAGGGCATGACCATTGAGGAACTTGAGCACCTTATCCGCGAATCGGGCTTTACCCCGGTGCGGCGCAACGCCACCTTCAATACCCTGAACGACGAATCCACGGAGGCGCGCCAGTGAGTACGTTTTTCCCCGCGCACAGCCCCTTTGACGAACAGGGCGCAGAATTTGAAGACGTGCGCCAGGCCTCAGCCCTTGCCGCCAGCGGCCAGCGCCTTGACCGCGCCGCCGCCGAAGCCCTGTACTACAAGGCCAGCCTGCACACGCTTGCCCAACTGGCCCATGCCATGCGCCTGCGTCTGCACCCTGACCCCATTGTCACCTACGTGGGCGACCGCAACATCAACTATTCCAACGTGTGCGTGTGCGCCTGCCGCTTCTGCGCCTTTTTCCGCGCGCCAGATCAGGACGGCGGCTACGTCATCAGCCGAGACGAAATGGCGCAGAAGATTGAGGAAACCCTTGCCCTCGGCGGTACCCAGGTGCTGCTCCAGGGCGGGCATCACCCCGACCTGCCGCTGGAATGGTACGAAGACCTGCTGCGCTGGATGCGGGCAACATGGCCGCAACTGCATATCCACGCCTTTTCGCCGCCGGAGATTTTCTTCTGGGCTGAAAAATTCGGCCTTTCCGTGCCAGAGGTGCTGCGCCGCCTGAAAGAAGCAGGCCTGCAATCCCTGCCCGGCGGCGGCGCGGAGATTCTGCACACAGGAGTGCGCGCCCAGGTTTCGCCCAACAAATGCACTGCCGAACAGTGGCTCGGCGTTATGGAAGAAGCCCACAAGCTGGGCCTGCGCACCACCGCCACCATGATGTTCGGGCATGAAGAAGAACCTGCCCACAGGCTGGATCACCTCTTTGCCGTGCGCGAGGTGCAGGACCGCACCCACGGCTTCACGGCCTTTATCCCCTGGACATTCCAGCCAGCGCACACGCGCATCGATGTTGACCCGCTGCCCGCCCCCGCCTACCTGCGCCTGCTGGCAGTCTCGCGTCTGGTGCTGGACAATATCGCCAACATCCAGGCCTCGTGGGTGACCATGGGCCCGCAGGTGGCCCAACTGGCCCTGTTCTACGGCGCCAACGACTTCGGCTCGCTGATGATTGAAGAAAACGTGGTGGCCGCAGCCGGGGTTTCCTTCCACATGGACCGCAGCGACATCCACAAGGTCATCCGCACTGCGGGCTTTACCCCCGTGCAGCGCACCATGGACTACACTCCCGTGGTTCCCCAGCCTGAAGTGTAAGGCTTCCGACGCACTGTTAATTCCACGTTTCCGGGGGTTCGCCCCCGGAAACGCGTTTTGGCCGCACATTCAAATTTCGCCCATCGGCTTTGCCCCTGGCAAAAGGTACTCCGCCCCATGACCGAGCAAAAAAAAACTCCCCCCGTACTGCGCATGGGCCGCATTGGCTATCTCAACGTACTGCCCATCTATCACCCGCTGGAAGCTGGCATTCTGCCCCACGATTACGAGCTTGTTTCCGGCCCGCCAGCCCTGCTCAACACCATGATGGCGCGCGGCGAACTGCACGTTTCGTCCTGCTCATGTTTTGAATACGCCAGCCGCCCGGAGCGCTACCAGCTTGTGGAAGACCTCTCCATAGGCTCCCACGGCCCGGTCATGAGCGTGCTGCTGCTCTCGCGCGTGCCCTTTGAACAGCTTGAAGGGCAGGAAATCCTCATCAGCGGCGAAACACACACCTCGGTGGCCCTGCTGCGCCTTATCATGCGCGACAGATTCAAGCTCAACGTCACATTCTCCACAGGGCAAGTTACCCCGGCCCTGCGCGGCGAAAACCCGCCCGTGGCCTTTCTGGCCATTGGCGATGAAGCCTTGCGCCTGCGCAACCATCCCGAGTATCCGCACCGTCTCGACCTGGCTGAGGCATGGCGCGACTGGACAGGCCTGCCCTTTATTTTCGGCCTGTGGGTGGTCAGCCGCGCCGCCGCAGAGGCAAAGCTCTTTACCAGCGACCCCGGCGCGCTGCTGCGGCAGGGCCGCGACTGGGGCCTTGAGCACATGAACGTCATCCTTGACCTCACGGCCCACGGTTGCCCCCTCTCACGCGAGGAGCTGGCCTTCTACTACAGCAAGGGCCTTGTTTACACCTTGGGCGAAGAAGAACAGCGCGGCTTGAGCCTTTTTTATCAAATGCTGGCAGATGCGGGCATGATCGCCAAGGCCCCGGCCCTGGAGTTTTTCACACTGTAATTTTTCGCTGCGGGCATTTTTCATCTGAAAAAAATTTTTGCAGCAGGGCAAAAAAAATTTGGCATGGAGCAGCTGGGGCACGAGGTTCGGGCTGCTCCTTTTTTTGCCATTTTTACATAGCAATTCAGTAAGTTGTCATAGCCGTCAGATGACTTTCCAGCCTTAAAAATTGCCGCAAAGCCTACAGCCAGGCCAAAAAATTTTCTCAGAATTATCATCCAGAACATGGAATGGAAGAACAAACTAACCTAGTGTCAGTGCCCACGCGCGTACTGACACTCTTTTATCGTGGGGTAGGTATATGACACAGGTTCCTTCCGCCGCAGGGCGGTCTTTTTTGGGCTATCTTTGTGAAAATATTCGTAATAGGGGCAAAAATCCCCTGCGCGCTTTCGCTGGTTTTGCCCTGGCATGGGTTGCTTTTTTCCTGTTGTGGAATGTGATCCCCCCATTTGACGGGCTGACGCACAACGGCATGGCCGTTCTGGGCATTGTGGTGTGGGCCAGCATCATGTGGGTCAGCGAGGCCATGCCCGCAGGCGTAACTGGTATTTCCATCCCCACCATGCTGCTGATCACCCAGGCTCTGCCCTGGAACAACGGCAAGCCGCCCATGGCGATCATCTTTGCCGGATTCACCGACCACGTTATCTGGCTGTGCCTGTTTGCCTTTATGGTGGCAGCGGTCATGCAGCTCATTGGCCTTGACCGCCGCATCGCTCTGGGCATTTTGGCCCGCTTCAAGGCTTCGTCCGTATGCCGGGTTATCTGGGGCATGTTCTTTGTGAATATTGTTCTGGGCTTTCTGGTGCCTGCGGCCAACGCCCGCGCCGCCACCCTGCTGCCCGTGGTGCAGGGCATCTGCAATCTGCTGGGTGATACGCCCGAAGAACGCGCCGCTAAAAAGGCTCTTGTCATCCAGTCTCTGGTTTACGGCTCCATGATCTGCGGCATGTTCATCATGACTGCCCACCTGCCCAACATGATTCTGGTGGGCATTTTTGAAAAGAACGGCTTTACCAACATCAACTTTCTCAACTGGATGCTCCTGCAGTTCCCGTATCTGGGCATGTTTGTGCTGACAAACTGGTGGACGCGCTACTACTTCAAGACCAACTGCGTTTCCATTGCGGGCGGCTCCGCCACCATCGAAAAAAGCTACAAAGAACTTGGCCCCATGAGCACCGCAGAAAAAACCCTGCTGGGCATTTTTTTGCTGGTCGGATTCATGTTTGTGACGGGCAAGGGCAGTTTTATTTATGAACTGCACCGACAGCCCCTGGGCGTTATCGGCCTGGTAGGCATGATGGTGCTGTTTGCCCCCGGCATGATGCCCTGCTCCTGGAAGGCCGTGCAGCAAAAGACCATCTGGGGCACATTCTTGCTGCTGGGCGGCGCCATGACCATGACCACCGCCATGACTCAGGCTGGCGTGGCGCAATGGCTTGCCGACCACATCCACAGTATGGTTGTAGGTATGAACTGGTGGCAGACCGTGCTGACCATGATGGTGGGCACGCACATTATCCGCCTTGGCATGCTCTCCAACGTGGCTGCCGTGGCCATGCTTGCCCCGGTGGTATTTGCCATGGCTCCCAAGCTTGGCCTGCACCCTGTGGCCTTTACCATGCTGGTGTGCGATACTGATACGTTCGCCTACCTGCTGCCCACCCAGATCACCGCCGCTGTCATCGCGCACAGCACAGAAACCTTCTCCACCGCCGACTACGCCAAAGTGGGTTCCGTGGCCGTGCTTATCGCCATTGTCTATGGTGTCTGCGTCATGGCCCCCTGGTACGCGCTGCTCGGCATGCCCGTGTGGGATCCCGCCGCCGCCTGGCCTTTTTAATCGCCCCAACCCTTTGCCCGAGAGGACATTATGGCACGCATAAAAACAACGCATGCGGTCGATTTTCGGCCAACCAGCCTGAACGACATTGAAACCGTCGAGGTAACCGCCGATCTGCTGATCATCGGCGGCGGCAATGCCGGCTGCTTTGTGGCAACGGAAACTGCTCGTCTCAACCCCGCAGCCAAGATCGTTATTGTGGAAAAGGCCGACATCATGCGCTCCGGCGCGTGTTCTGCCGGTATGGACGCCATCAACACCTATATCCCGCCCAACAAGACGCCCGAAGATCTCGTGCGCTGGAGCCGCTCACAGGTTGGCGGCGGCCCCCTGCGCGAAGATCTGGCCCTTTCCAACGCTCAGGAACTCAACGAATGCGTTGATGACCTGGAGCGCTGGGGCCTGCCCATTCTCAGGGATGAGCAGGGCAACATCCGCTACCGTGGCAAGTGGGATATTTCCATCCACGGAGAGCAACTCAAGCCCATCATGGCAGAAAAAGCCCTTGAAACCGGCGCTGATGTCTACAACCGCGTGGCGGCAACGGCCCTGCTGGTGCATAATGGCCGCTGCACAGGAGCCACGGGCTTTGGCGTACGCGACGGCAAGTTCTACGTGTTCCGCGCACGGGCCACAGTGGTGAGCACCGGCGGCGCGGGCACACTTTACAAGTCCTACACCGCCGACTCCACCGACAGCGGCTCGCAAATCTGGATGTGCCCCTACTGCGTTGGTTCCGGCTACGCCATGGGCCTGCGTCAGGGTGCGGAGCTCAGCAGCCTTGAACAGCGATGGGTTGCCACGCGTACCAAAGATTTTTGCGGCCCCGTGGATACCATCTCCGTGGGGTACGGCGCGCCCATCATCAACTCCCTGGGCGAGCGCGTCATGAGCCGCTACGAAAGCGTTGGCGGCGATGCGGCCCCGCGCTACATCCGCGCCAACGCACCCATGGAAGAATGGCTGGCTGGTCGCGGCCCCTGCTTCTGCGACACCACCAGCATGACCCCGGAAAAAACCAAGGCCATGATGGAAGACTACCTCAACGAGCGTCCTTCTTTCGTGCTCTTTCTTGCCAGCCGTGGGCAGGATCCGTCCAAGGAACCCATCGAAATCTTCGGTTCCGATCCCTATATCATGGGCGGGCACACCGGCGGCGGCTACTGGGTGGACATGGAACGCATGACAACCCTGCCCGGCCTGTTTGCAGCGGGCGAAACCGCTGGCGGCAACCCCAACAAGTTTGTGGGCGGCTGCTGCGCCGAGGGCAAGCTGGCCGCGCGCGGCGCTCTTGCCTACATGGCCGTAGCCGATACGCCGGTACTTGATGCCGCTCAGATCGCGCAGGAAAAGGAACGCGTGTACGCTCCCCTGCTCACGCGCGAAGAGGAAGGCGTGAGCCCGCTGGAAATGAAGGAACGCCTGCAAAGGCTCATGGATGAATACGCTGGCGGTTCCAGCCAGTTTTATCGCGTCAACGAGCAGCAGCTTGATTACGCCCTGCGGCACATCAAGATTCTGCAAAGCCAGTTCAAGCATCTGCGCGCCAAGGATCTGCACGATCTCATGCAGGCCAACGAAACCATGGACCGCGTGGACGTGGCCGAAGCCGTGGTGCACCACCTCAAGGCCCGCAAGGAAACCCGCTGGGCTGGCTGGCAGACCCGCTCGGACTACCCCCAGCGCGACGATGAAAACTTTGACTGCTTTGTGGAGTCGCGCCGCGATCCCGCCACAGGAGAAATGACAACCTTTACCCGTCCTTACGAGCAGTTGCTGCCCGGCGACAGGTACAAGCCCTAAGTCAGGAGAAAGACAATGCCGCCAAAAATTGACACGCACAAATGCAACGGCTGTAACGGGCGCGAAGAAACCCATTGCGAAGAAATCTGCCCCGGCGATCTCATGGCTCTGAACCCCGCCACGGGCAAGGCCTACTTGCGGGCCGCCCGCGACTGCTGGGACTGCATGTCCTGCATCAAGGCCTGCCCTGCGGGCGCGCTTGAGATCAAGATGCCCTACCAGCTGGGCTACTTCAAGGCCACGCTGCGTCCCATCATGGGCTCCAACTTCATTATCTGGAAATGCCGCGACATCAACGGGCAGGAACAGACCTACCGTTATGTGAACAGGCTGGACAAGGCCTGATAGCGCGGAGTATTATTGAAAATAGTCGCCAGCGTCCCGCCGTTCCTGCACGGCGGGACGCTGGCGCATCACACAGGGAAGGGCATCCATGGACACATTCTGGCATCTGGAAAAAGAAGACTTTTTCAAGGGCATTGACGAGGCCAAGAGCGCCTTTTTAAAAAATGCCCAGCGCCTTGAACTGTCCAAAAATGAAATGGTCTTTCTTGAGGGTGACGCAGGAGACTCCTGCTTTTATATAGAATCCGGCCTGATACGCATCTTTTGCTTGGACCGCGCAGGCAAGGAAATGACCTTTTCGCTGCGCATGAAGGGCGAAATATTCGGTATTTCAGAAGTGCTGAACAATTCTCCGCGCAAGGCCAGCGCGCAGACGGCCAGCGCATCCGTGCTGTACGCCATCAACCGGCAGGATTTTGAAAGCATGCTTCAGGAGCATTATCCGCTGGCGCGTAGCGTCATTACCCTGCTTGGGCGCAGACTGCGCCAGATGGGCGATCTGGTGCGCCGCCAGAACAGCGACGTTGCCAATCGGCTGGCAAGCCTGCTTATTTCTCTGGCCTACGAAACCCTGCGCACCACCGAAGGCTGGAACAAGCCCTGCGAAATCCCGCTGAGCATTCCTCAGGAGCAGCTGGCCTCCATGGTCGGCTCCACCCAGCCCACGGTCAGCGCCACCTTGCAGCAGTTTCGCAATGCAGGGCTTATTGTGGGCTCGGGCAGACGCATCGTGCTGCTTAATCCCATTGAAATGATCTACCGCCTCGACCACAACCTTCTGTAGCCGCGCCCCGTGCTCCTCGCCACCATGTGCTCCGGCCACCGGGCGCACTAGCCGGACATTTTGCCCAGGTATCCGGCCCGGACAAATAATTTTCCACTGCCCCAATAATCTTGCAGCTTATAGTCTGCCCTGCCGGTAAATGGTACTGCCAGAACAAGGGCTGCACCCAGTGTTCGCTATGCGGCTGCTGCGGCCCCCTTCATTCCACTCCATTCCGATTCCTGCCCCTGCAACGGATTTTGCCGTCCGTGAAAGGTAAAAACAAAGCCCGCTCTTTCGAGCGGGCTTTGCGGCATTATACGTGCAGTTTCAGAAGGCCAAGGGCAGCCTGAATGTTTTGCGTCAAGCGGGCTATTCCATTGCCTTGAGAATGCTGCTGGCAGAAACGGACGACAGCACGTTGCCGTCAACAATCACTGCAGGCAGGGTCTTGATGCCAAAATACTGGGCGATCTGCTGGGCCTGATAGAGGTTCACATTGCCCGCATTGTAGCAGTATTTGCCCACGGCCAGTTCTTCGGCGGGGTTCACCGGGGGCCGCAGCTTGCTCATATAGCTGTAGTGGATGGGGAAGTCAGAGGATTCCGCCGTGGCGTCGTATTCGTTGTTAAAGACCACAACGTGTCCTTTTTTCTTCTGGGCAGCCTTGATCTCGTTCCAGCGCGAGAGCGCGTAGGTCATGTAGGCC
It contains:
- the mqnE gene encoding aminofutalosine synthase MqnE, encoding MLDATYYAALGLSSIREKVLSGERLSPEDGLTLFNCPDITAVGALALHVRCRLHGHKAFYVVNRQINYTNVCVNGCTFCAFRRDREDEPGAFAMSLDDVLARLRAADATPLHLDELHIVGGCHPTRPLAWFEDMIRAVRAFNPNLPVKAFTAVEIEHFARLEGISTLEVLKRLQNAGLVMMPGGGAEIFDEELRPQICPHKADAKAWLRIQGEAHSLGIATNCTMLFGHIETYEHRIDHLCRLREQQDKSGGFTCFIPLPFLTDHSRLKLPEDKVGPQRGLDQLRTVAVSRLMLDNIPHLKAYWIMMAPKLAPVALWYGADDLDGTIIEERIGHMAGAQSAQGMTIEELEHLIRESGFTPVRRNATFNTLNDESTEARQ
- a CDS encoding Crp/Fnr family transcriptional regulator, with product MDTFWHLEKEDFFKGIDEAKSAFLKNAQRLELSKNEMVFLEGDAGDSCFYIESGLIRIFCLDRAGKEMTFSLRMKGEIFGISEVLNNSPRKASAQTASASVLYAINRQDFESMLQEHYPLARSVITLLGRRLRQMGDLVRRQNSDVANRLASLLISLAYETLRTTEGWNKPCEIPLSIPQEQLASMVGSTQPTVSATLQQFRNAGLIVGSGRRIVLLNPIEMIYRLDHNLL
- a CDS encoding 4Fe-4S dicluster domain-containing protein, coding for MPPKIDTHKCNGCNGREETHCEEICPGDLMALNPATGKAYLRAARDCWDCMSCIKACPAGALEIKMPYQLGYFKATLRPIMGSNFIIWKCRDINGQEQTYRYVNRLDKA
- a CDS encoding adenylyl-sulfate reductase subunit alpha, which translates into the protein MARIKTTHAVDFRPTSLNDIETVEVTADLLIIGGGNAGCFVATETARLNPAAKIVIVEKADIMRSGACSAGMDAINTYIPPNKTPEDLVRWSRSQVGGGPLREDLALSNAQELNECVDDLERWGLPILRDEQGNIRYRGKWDISIHGEQLKPIMAEKALETGADVYNRVAATALLVHNGRCTGATGFGVRDGKFYVFRARATVVSTGGAGTLYKSYTADSTDSGSQIWMCPYCVGSGYAMGLRQGAELSSLEQRWVATRTKDFCGPVDTISVGYGAPIINSLGERVMSRYESVGGDAAPRYIRANAPMEEWLAGRGPCFCDTTSMTPEKTKAMMEDYLNERPSFVLFLASRGQDPSKEPIEIFGSDPYIMGGHTGGGYWVDMERMTTLPGLFAAGETAGGNPNKFVGGCCAEGKLAARGALAYMAVADTPVLDAAQIAQEKERVYAPLLTREEEGVSPLEMKERLQRLMDEYAGGSSQFYRVNEQQLDYALRHIKILQSQFKHLRAKDLHDLMQANETMDRVDVAEAVVHHLKARKETRWAGWQTRSDYPQRDDENFDCFVESRRDPATGEMTTFTRPYEQLLPGDRYKP
- a CDS encoding menaquinone biosynthetic enzyme MqnA/MqnD family protein, encoding MTEQKKTPPVLRMGRIGYLNVLPIYHPLEAGILPHDYELVSGPPALLNTMMARGELHVSSCSCFEYASRPERYQLVEDLSIGSHGPVMSVLLLSRVPFEQLEGQEILISGETHTSVALLRLIMRDRFKLNVTFSTGQVTPALRGENPPVAFLAIGDEALRLRNHPEYPHRLDLAEAWRDWTGLPFIFGLWVVSRAAAEAKLFTSDPGALLRQGRDWGLEHMNVILDLTAHGCPLSREELAFYYSKGLVYTLGEEEQRGLSLFYQMLADAGMIAKAPALEFFTL
- the mqnC gene encoding cyclic dehypoxanthinyl futalosine synthase; the encoded protein is MSTFFPAHSPFDEQGAEFEDVRQASALAASGQRLDRAAAEALYYKASLHTLAQLAHAMRLRLHPDPIVTYVGDRNINYSNVCVCACRFCAFFRAPDQDGGYVISRDEMAQKIEETLALGGTQVLLQGGHHPDLPLEWYEDLLRWMRATWPQLHIHAFSPPEIFFWAEKFGLSVPEVLRRLKEAGLQSLPGGGAEILHTGVRAQVSPNKCTAEQWLGVMEEAHKLGLRTTATMMFGHEEEPAHRLDHLFAVREVQDRTHGFTAFIPWTFQPAHTRIDVDPLPAPAYLRLLAVSRLVLDNIANIQASWVTMGPQVAQLALFYGANDFGSLMIEENVVAAAGVSFHMDRSDIHKVIRTAGFTPVQRTMDYTPVVPQPEV
- a CDS encoding DASS family sodium-coupled anion symporter → MTQVPSAAGRSFLGYLCENIRNRGKNPLRAFAGFALAWVAFFLLWNVIPPFDGLTHNGMAVLGIVVWASIMWVSEAMPAGVTGISIPTMLLITQALPWNNGKPPMAIIFAGFTDHVIWLCLFAFMVAAVMQLIGLDRRIALGILARFKASSVCRVIWGMFFVNIVLGFLVPAANARAATLLPVVQGICNLLGDTPEERAAKKALVIQSLVYGSMICGMFIMTAHLPNMILVGIFEKNGFTNINFLNWMLLQFPYLGMFVLTNWWTRYYFKTNCVSIAGGSATIEKSYKELGPMSTAEKTLLGIFLLVGFMFVTGKGSFIYELHRQPLGVIGLVGMMVLFAPGMMPCSWKAVQQKTIWGTFLLLGGAMTMTTAMTQAGVAQWLADHIHSMVVGMNWWQTVLTMMVGTHIIRLGMLSNVAAVAMLAPVVFAMAPKLGLHPVAFTMLVCDTDTFAYLLPTQITAAVIAHSTETFSTADYAKVGSVAVLIAIVYGVCVMAPWYALLGMPVWDPAAAWPF